In Kogia breviceps isolate mKogBre1 chromosome 7, mKogBre1 haplotype 1, whole genome shotgun sequence, a single window of DNA contains:
- the CALCB gene encoding calcitonin gene-related peptide 2, whose product MGFGKSSPFLAFSILVLCQAGSLQATPLRSALETLPDPGALSEKEGRLLLAALLKAYVQSKTNELELEQETEGSSITAQKRSCNTATCVTHRLAGLLSRSGGVVKSNFVPTNVGSEAFGRRRRDLHA is encoded by the exons ATGGGCTTCGGGAAGTCCTCCCCCTTCCTGGCTTTCAGCATCTTGGTCCTGTGCCAGGCAGGCAGTCTCCAGGCGACACCACTCAG GTCTGCTTTGGAGACCCTCCCAGATCCCGGGGCACTCAGTGAGAAGGAAGGGCGCCTCCTGCTGGCTGCACTGCTGAAGGCCTATGTGCAGAGCAAGACCAatgagctggagctggagcaggAGACAGAGGGCTCCAG CATCACTGCCCAGAAGAGGTCCTGCAACACTGCCACCTGTGTGACCCATCGGTTGGCAGGCTTGCTGAGCAGATCTGGGGGTGTGGTGAAGAGCAACTTCGTGCCTACCAATGTGGGGTCTGAAGCCTTTGGCCGGCGCCGCAGGGACCTTCACGCCTGA